The following proteins are encoded in a genomic region of Montipora foliosa isolate CH-2021 chromosome 8, ASM3666993v2, whole genome shotgun sequence:
- the LOC138012645 gene encoding nucleotide-binding oligomerization domain-containing protein 1-like, whose protein sequence is MDFLREAFTPKTFNKLSFVLVLLWIFLGLAATGIFSEMEINEPRFDFRCDAKTNIDKDFIRGKCFDQYQKQFNKVGIPPYAFIIVNFSAISIVSLTYSQCVKSTVNRLEGGQEHAERQRSNPRRRRWLFAAYLSQLAAKFTLGIIFIVFLETELLYRGHFPADFTCLVKKSNDSGKLYTNQTQSTLHECINQRATNKNFWINAVTVVNGIFAFFAFVEIVWILSRAKTGRNFMDNRQFYIDHLRSNSDQQHEYQDDTHLGEVETGCPSPVQEGVDVQNTRSTLNTGESQVEMEHSELAPEELELTEAMEKIKDDCLNCTEQLNDLKQPFRRKPGEGPKPNDLNIDQIYVNVAMHEGRAAHVFAKDRREQLRQYPPDSKNCLYARPDDLINKQHKNILVVGRPGIGKTLLSTKILRMWASGEAFNTDQDDKTNIFVVFLMKFRRFTSNLVLSLRELLAKAETVERLNDVVWDFVIKNPSQVLFIFDGVDEFSAKEDIARKDHTCYKNGLEEKMPVSALFNKLASGKLFRGLNIITTTRPTAVTCVEDVKFDRTVEILGFTSEKVEDYVEKFTQGVRNAKDKIWGHIKSNMNLFSLCYIPVNCFLICSCLWEIISLTDTAHTFPTRMTDIYAMVVKIAFFKHNRQSSAQGNLSLKDYMYLPFNKLPDDHKEIFKRLGDIAFEGVKQGRLLLESSEVSGLEDCGLLHRLPDAKFRWIDPPKAQYCFTHLTVQEFFAAKHVVESFNKSEFENFVSERINDGAWQVVLQFVAGLLEPDPETKSSSSDIFIKLLPMSTEKKSEQELVNDYDLPDSKTLTCWPVKKDKELALNLCKCLYEIHEKQQAVLQNKIEQIVFNAVDFSYCSLAPVDFAALSHFLENASGVLSMDLWKNDLGSLGSKELQKFLVNTECQLNSLNLRYNELTDEAAEHLAAALKDINCKLNSLDLASNKLTDKGAEHLAAALKDSNCKLKSLNLGRNELTNKGAEHLAAALKHSNCKLNTLNLVNNKLTDRAAEHLAAALKHSNCKLNSLNLGRIELTDKGAEYLAAALKHSNCKLNSLNLSGNSINDKAAFTKAVEHNNCLVLI, encoded by the coding sequence ATGGATTTTTTAAGAGAGGCGTTTACTCCCAAAACTTTCAACAAGCTTAGTTTCGTACTAGTTTTACTTTGGATTTTTCTTGGTTTGGCAGCGACTGGGATATTTTCAGAGATGGAAATCAATGAACCCAGGTTCGATTTCCGCTGCGATGCGAAAACCAACATCGACAAGGATTTCATCCGAGGAAAGTGCTTCGACCAGTACCAAAAGCAATTCAACAAAGTCGGCATTCCTCCCTACGCCTTCATCATTGTTAATTTCTCCGCAATTTCCATTGTGTCCCTCACATACTCGCAGTGCGTGAAGTCAACAGTTAATAGACTCGAGGGCGGTCAAGAACATGCCGAACGACAGCGGAGCAATCCAAGACGAAGGCGTTGGCTCTTCGCTGCATATTTATCTCAACTTGCTGCAAAATTTACTCTGGGGatcattttcattgtctttCTGGAGACCGAATTACTTTATCGCGGGCACTTTCCCGCAGATTTTACCTGTCTTGTTAAAAAATCAAATGATTCGGGGAAGCTATATACGAACCAGACGCAATCAACACTGCACGAATGTATCAATCAGAGAGCAACCAATAAGAATTTCTGGATCAACGCTGTGACAGTAGTTAACGGCATTTTCGCATTTTTTGCTTTCGTAGAGATTGTCTGGATCTTATCCCGAGCTAAGACAGGAAGAAACTTTATGGACAATAGACAGTTTTATATTGATCATTTGAGATCGAACTCGGATCAACAACATGAATATCAGGACGACACACATTTAGGTGAGGTAGAAACTGGATGTCCATCTCCAGTGCAGGAAGGCGTCGACGTCCAAAATACTCGTTCGACACTTAATACGGGCGAATCGCAAGTAGAAATGGAACACTCAGAACTCGCCCCAGAGGAACTTGAACTGACAGAAGCCATGGAAAAAATAAAGGATGATTGCTTAAATTGCACAGAACAACTGAATGATCTCAAACAACCTTTTCGACGAAAGCCAGGCGAAGGCCCGAAACCCAATGATCTTAACATTGATCAAATCTATGTCAATGTGGCGATGCATGAAGGTAGAGCTGCCCATGTCTTTGCGAAAGACAGAAGGGAACAGCTTAGACAATATCCGCCCGATTCCAAGAACTGTCTCTACGCGAGGCCAGATGATCTTATTAACAAACAACACAAGAACATCCTTGTTGTTGGACGTCCTGGCATAGGAAAGACATTGCTAAGCACTAAAATCCTTCGAATGTGGGCATCTGGTGAAGCGTTCAATACAGATCAAGatgacaaaacaaacatttttgttGTGTTCCTCATGAAATTCAGGCGATTTACAAGCAATCTAGTGCTTAGTCTCCGTGAACTGTTGGCTAAAGCAGAAACAGTTGAGCGCTTGAACGACGTTGTGTGGGATTTCGTCATTAAGAACCCGAGCcaagttctttttatttttgacGGAGTAGATGAATTTTCTGCGAAAGAGGATATCGCTAGAAAAGACCACACATGTTACAAGAATGGCTTGGAGGAGAAGATGCCTGTTTCCGCTTTGTTTAACAAACTAGCGTCGGGAAAACTTTTTCGTGGTCTAAATATAATCACAACAACAAGACCAACGGCAGTGACCTGTGTCGAAGATGTGAAATTTGATAGAACAGTCGAAATTCTCGGATTTACGTCCGAAAAGGTTGAAGACTACGTCGAAAAGTTTACCCAAGGAGTTCGCAACGCAAAGGACAAAATTTGGGGACACATTAAGTCAAACATGAACCTGTTTTCATTGTGCTACATCCCAGTGAACTGTTTTCTCATTTGTTCCTGTCTTTGGGAAATCATCAGTCTCACTGATACAGCACACACCTTCCCGACAAGAATGACTGATATTTACGCGATGGTTGTAAAGATTGCCTTTTTTAAGCACAATCGGCAAAGCAGCGCTCAAGGTAACCTGAGTCTGAAAGATTACATGTACTTGCCCTTTAACAAGCTCCCAGATGATCACAAAGAAATTTTCAAGAGACTGGGAGACATTGCTTTTGAGGGAGTAAAACAGGGAAGATTGCTCTTAGAGTCAAGCGAAGTCAGTGGACTGGAAGATTGTGGACTTCTTCACAGACTGCCAGATGCCAAATTCCGTTGGATTGACCCGCCAAAAGCTCAATACTGCTTTACGCACTTGACAGTTCAAGAGTTCTTTGCTGCCAAACATGTGGTAGAGTCCTTCAATAAAAGTGAATTCGAAAACTTTGTGTCAGAACGCATTAATGATGGTGCATGGCAAGTGGTGCTGCAGTTTGTGGCTGGATTGCTCGAACCTGATCCAGAAACAAAGAGCTCAAGCAGCgacatttttatcaaacttCTTCCTATGTCGACTGAGAAGAAATCCGAGCAGGAACTGGTGAATGATTACGACTTACCAGATTCAAAAACACTGACCTGTTGGCCAGTCAAAAAAGACAAAGAGCTAGCACTGAACTTATGTAAGTGTTTGTACGAGATTCATGAAAAACAACAGGCAgtgttacaaaacaaaattgagcaaattgtttttaatgcgGTAGATTTTAGTTACTGTTCACTTGCGCCTGTTGACTTTGCTGCTCTCTCGCATTTCTTAGAAAATGCTTCGGGAGTTTTGAGTATGGATTTGTGGAAAAATGATCTTGGTTCATTGGGTTCAAAAGAACTGCAAAAGTTTCTTGTCAATACTGAATGCCAACTAAACAGCTTAAATCTCAGGTATAACGAGTTAACTGATGAAGCAGCAGAGCATTTAGCAGCAGCGCTAAAGGACATtaattgcaaactaaacagcTTAGACCTCGCAAGTAACAAGTTAACTGATAAAGGAGCCGAGCATTTAGCAGCTGCACTAAAGGACAGTAATTGCAAACTAAAGAGCTTAAACCTCGGGCGTAACGAGTTAACTAATAAAGGAGCCGAGCATTTGGCAGCTGCACTAAAGCACAGTAATTGCAAACTAAACACCTTAAATCTCGTGAATAACAAGTTAACTGATAGAGCAGCCGAGCATTTAGCAGCTGCACTAAAGCACAGtaattgcaaactaaacagcTTAAACCTCGGGCGTATCGAGTTAACTGATAAAGGAGCCGAGTACTTAGCAGCTGCGCTAAAGCACAGtaattgcaaactaaacagcTTAAACCTCTCAGGTAACAGTATAAATGATAAAGCCGCCTTCACGAAAGCAGTGGAGCATAATAATTGCCttgttttaatttga